From one Phocaeicola salanitronis DSM 18170 genomic stretch:
- a CDS encoding valine--tRNA ligase: MELASKYNPADVEGKWYQYWLDNKLFSSKPDGREPYTIVIPPPNVTGVLHMGHMLNNTIQDILVRRARMTGKNACWVPGTDHASIATEAKVVNKLAQEGIKKTDLTRDEFLKHAWAWTDEHGGIILKQLRKLGASCDWDRTAFTMDETRSKSVIRVFVDLYNKGLIYRGVRMVNWDPKALTALSDEEVIYKEEHSKLYYLRYKVEGDSEGRYAVVATTRPETIMGDTAMCINPNDPKNQWLKGKKVIVPLVNRVIPVIEDDYVDIEFGTGCLKVTPAHDVNDYMLGEKHNLQSIDIFNDNGTISEAAGLYVGMDRFEVRKQIEKDLEEAGLMEKVEAYTNKVGFSERTNVPIEPKLSMQWFLKMQHFADMALPPVMNDELKFYPAKYKNTYRNWLENIKDWCISRQLWWGHRIPAYYLPQGGYVVAETPEEALKLAQEKTGNAALTISDLRQDEDCLDTWFSSWLWPISLFNGILDPDNEEINYYYPTSDLVTGPDIIFFWVARMIMAGYEYKHDMPFRNVYFTGIVRDKIGRKMSKSLGNSPDPLELIDKYGADGVRMGMMLSAPAGNDILFDDALCEQGRNFNNKIWNAFRLVKGWNVADIEQPEYARIATEWFKAMLTKTTLEVTDLFGKYRLSEALMAVYKLFWDEFSSWYLEMVKPAYGQPIDRTTYEQTLKFFEALLMQLHPFMPFITEELWQHIYDRQPGESIMTQQLDKAEGFNEALVNDFEKVKEVIGGIRTIRLQKNIAQKETLALEVVGTNPVSAFNSILTKMGNLSDIHTVEAKAEGAAAFMVGTTEYAVPLGNLINVEEELKKLEADLKYQEGFLQSVLKKLGNEKFVSKAPANVIEMERKKQADAETKIAALKESIAALKK, from the coding sequence ATGGAATTAGCAAGTAAGTACAATCCCGCAGATGTGGAGGGGAAATGGTACCAGTATTGGCTGGACAACAAACTATTCAGTTCGAAACCCGACGGACGTGAGCCGTACACCATCGTCATCCCGCCGCCCAACGTGACCGGCGTGCTCCACATGGGACACATGCTTAACAATACCATTCAGGACATCCTGGTGCGCCGCGCACGCATGACCGGCAAGAATGCCTGCTGGGTGCCGGGAACCGACCATGCCTCGATTGCCACCGAAGCAAAAGTAGTAAACAAGCTGGCACAAGAAGGCATTAAGAAAACCGACCTGACACGCGATGAATTCCTGAAACACGCATGGGCGTGGACAGACGAACACGGAGGCATCATCCTGAAGCAATTACGCAAGCTGGGCGCATCGTGCGACTGGGACCGCACGGCATTCACCATGGACGAAACGCGCAGCAAGAGCGTCATCCGTGTCTTTGTAGACTTATACAATAAAGGACTTATCTATCGCGGTGTGCGAATGGTGAACTGGGACCCGAAAGCCCTGACCGCACTTTCTGACGAAGAAGTTATCTATAAGGAAGAACATAGTAAGCTCTATTATCTCCGCTATAAGGTAGAAGGAGATTCCGAAGGACGCTATGCCGTAGTAGCCACCACCCGTCCCGAAACCATCATGGGTGATACGGCAATGTGTATCAACCCCAACGACCCGAAGAACCAATGGCTGAAAGGCAAGAAAGTGATTGTTCCGCTGGTGAACCGTGTGATTCCGGTTATCGAAGATGATTATGTGGATATCGAATTCGGTACAGGCTGCTTGAAGGTTACGCCGGCACACGACGTGAACGACTACATGCTGGGCGAAAAGCACAACTTGCAAAGCATCGATATCTTCAACGACAACGGAACCATCAGCGAAGCCGCCGGACTTTATGTAGGCATGGACCGCTTCGAGGTACGCAAGCAAATTGAAAAGGACCTGGAAGAAGCCGGACTGATGGAGAAAGTGGAAGCCTATACCAACAAGGTAGGCTTTTCGGAACGCACCAACGTGCCTATCGAGCCGAAGCTCTCGATGCAATGGTTCCTCAAGATGCAGCACTTTGCCGATATGGCATTGCCTCCGGTAATGAACGATGAACTGAAATTCTATCCTGCCAAGTACAAGAATACGTACCGCAACTGGCTGGAGAACATCAAGGACTGGTGTATCAGCCGCCAGCTTTGGTGGGGACACCGCATCCCGGCTTATTACCTTCCCCAAGGCGGATACGTAGTAGCTGAAACGCCGGAAGAGGCATTGAAGTTGGCACAAGAGAAGACTGGAAACGCCGCTTTAACCATCTCCGACCTCCGTCAAGACGAAGACTGCCTCGATACGTGGTTCTCATCATGGCTCTGGCCTATCTCGCTGTTCAATGGCATCCTCGACCCGGACAATGAGGAAATCAACTACTACTATCCGACAAGCGATTTGGTGACCGGACCGGACATCATCTTCTTCTGGGTAGCACGCATGATTATGGCAGGTTATGAATACAAACACGACATGCCGTTCCGCAACGTGTACTTCACCGGTATCGTGCGCGATAAAATCGGACGCAAGATGTCGAAGTCGTTAGGCAACTCGCCCGACCCGCTGGAACTGATTGACAAATACGGTGCCGACGGCGTGCGCATGGGGATGATGCTTTCGGCTCCCGCCGGAAACGATATCCTGTTCGACGATGCGCTTTGCGAACAAGGACGTAATTTCAACAACAAGATATGGAACGCCTTCCGTCTGGTGAAAGGATGGAACGTGGCAGACATCGAACAGCCCGAATATGCCCGCATCGCCACGGAATGGTTCAAGGCAATGCTGACGAAAACCACCCTTGAAGTGACAGACTTATTCGGCAAATACCGCCTGAGCGAAGCGCTGATGGCAGTTTACAAACTCTTCTGGGACGAATTCTCAAGCTGGTACCTCGAAATGGTGAAGCCCGCATACGGACAACCCATCGACCGCACCACCTACGAACAGACCCTGAAGTTCTTCGAAGCCTTGCTCATGCAGTTGCATCCGTTCATGCCGTTCATCACCGAAGAATTGTGGCAACACATCTACGACCGCCAACCCGGCGAAAGCATCATGACGCAACAGCTGGACAAAGCGGAAGGGTTCAACGAGGCTTTGGTAAACGATTTCGAAAAGGTAAAAGAAGTTATCGGAGGCATCCGCACCATCCGCTTGCAAAAGAACATTGCACAGAAAGAAACCCTGGCATTGGAAGTGGTTGGAACAAATCCGGTATCCGCATTCAATTCTATCCTGACAAAGATGGGAAACCTGTCCGATATCCATACGGTAGAAGCAAAAGCAGAAGGCGCAGCGGCTTTCATGGTAGGTACTACCGAATATGCTGTGCCATTGGGCAACCTCATCAATGTAGAAGAAGAATTGAAAAAGCTGGAAGCCGACCTGAAATACCAGGAAGGATTCCTGCAGAGCGTGCTGAAAAAGTTAGGCAACGAGAAGTTCGTAAGCAAAGCGCCTGCCAATGTGATTGAAATGGAGCGCAAGAAGCAGGCAGATGCTGAAACTAAGATTGCCGCACTGAAAGAAAGTATCGCCGCACTGAAGAAATAA
- a CDS encoding DUF4884 domain-containing protein: MKKRFRFCLLVCSTLIISACNLNVPLRYEKPSNNDTYTIDYLFQHDGVKVYRFYDMGNYVYFTTRGDATSIHGDSTQQRTVTIHREDSIVSPIW; encoded by the coding sequence ATGAAAAAACGCTTCCGATTCTGCCTGCTCGTATGCAGTACCTTAATTATCTCTGCCTGCAACCTGAATGTCCCTCTGCGATACGAAAAGCCAAGCAACAACGATACCTATACGATAGATTACCTATTCCAGCACGACGGAGTGAAAGTATACCGTTTCTATGATATGGGAAACTATGTGTATTTCACGACACGTGGAGATGCAACCAGCATCCACGGGGATTCAACCCAACAACGTACCGTCACCATCCATCGGGAAGACAGCATTGTTTCACCGATTTGGTAA
- a CDS encoding aldo/keto reductase — translation MDKHVTFRNGQQVCPLGQGTYQMGRRRNEEIQALRRGIDLGLTLIDTAEMYGTEDLVGEAVRDCRERAFIVSKVLPSNASYEGTKRACERSLMRLGTDYIDLYLLHWIGHYPFSETVRALVELQQEGKIRQWGMSNLDVDDMEHILSLPHGKDCAANQVLYNLKDRGIEYDLISWSEQHGIPVMAYTPLGEGRLRNHKTLIEIARRHDATSTQIMLAWVMRTQNVIAIPKASSIAHVEENVRSLDISLTEEDLHDIDKAFPAPTHKVRLAGW, via the coding sequence ATGGATAAACATGTCACTTTCCGAAACGGGCAGCAAGTCTGCCCGCTTGGCCAAGGTACTTATCAGATGGGGCGCAGGCGCAACGAAGAAATACAAGCCCTACGCCGGGGCATTGACTTGGGGCTGACATTAATAGATACTGCCGAGATGTACGGCACGGAAGACCTCGTAGGCGAAGCCGTGCGAGATTGCCGCGAACGGGCGTTCATCGTCAGCAAGGTGCTGCCCAGCAATGCCAGCTACGAGGGAACAAAACGTGCTTGCGAACGAAGCCTGATGAGGCTCGGCACGGATTATATCGACCTCTATTTACTGCACTGGATAGGGCACTATCCTTTCTCCGAGACTGTCCGTGCTTTGGTGGAATTGCAGCAGGAAGGAAAAATCCGGCAATGGGGCATGAGCAACCTTGATGTGGACGATATGGAACATATTCTTTCTTTACCACACGGCAAGGACTGCGCAGCCAATCAGGTGCTCTACAACCTGAAAGACAGAGGCATTGAATACGACCTTATCTCGTGGAGCGAGCAGCACGGTATTCCCGTCATGGCCTACACGCCGCTGGGCGAAGGACGGTTGCGCAACCACAAGACGTTGATAGAGATAGCCCGTAGGCATGATGCCACTTCCACACAAATCATGCTGGCGTGGGTAATGCGTACACAGAATGTCATCGCTATTCCCAAAGCAAGCAGCATTGCCCATGTGGAGGAGAATGTCCGAAGTCTCGACATATCCTTGACGGAAGAAGACCTGCATGACATCGATAAAGCATTTCCAGCTCCTACGCATAAAGTGCGTTTGGCGGGGTGGTAA
- a CDS encoding alpha/beta hydrolase gives MKHSFKTSFVVLLACLCGTGSLMAQENQLNTNNIMEEKLNLTQEWDKVFPLSDEVNHSKITFHNRYGITLAADLYMPKNATGKLPAIAVCGPFGAVKEQASGLYAQELAKRGFLTIAFDPSFTGESGGQPRYVASPDINTEDFCAAVDYLATRDDVNPEQIGILGICGWGGMAVNAAAIDTRIKATVAATMYDMSRVNANGYFDAADNADARHELRRQLNAQRIADYRNGSYELAGGLPDVVPDDAPQFLKDYFAYYKTERGYHKRSLNSNGGWNKTSTLSFLNMPILSYAGEIRSAVLLVHGEKAHSRYFSEDTYKKLKGDNKELLIIPGASHTDLYDNFDKIPFDKIEAFYRENLK, from the coding sequence ATGAAACATTCATTCAAAACCTCATTCGTGGTCTTGCTCGCCTGCCTTTGCGGAACGGGCAGCCTCATGGCACAAGAAAATCAACTTAATACGAATAACATTATGGAAGAAAAATTGAATTTAACGCAAGAATGGGACAAGGTGTTCCCTCTGAGTGACGAAGTGAATCACAGTAAAATCACGTTCCACAACCGTTACGGCATCACGCTTGCCGCCGACCTGTACATGCCCAAGAACGCCACGGGCAAATTGCCTGCCATAGCTGTCTGCGGTCCGTTCGGAGCAGTTAAGGAACAGGCATCCGGATTGTATGCACAGGAACTGGCTAAGCGCGGCTTTCTCACAATAGCCTTCGACCCGTCGTTCACAGGCGAGAGCGGCGGACAGCCCCGTTATGTGGCATCACCCGACATCAATACCGAGGACTTCTGTGCGGCTGTGGACTATCTCGCTACCCGTGACGATGTGAATCCGGAACAAATCGGCATCCTCGGCATCTGCGGTTGGGGTGGCATGGCAGTCAATGCCGCAGCCATCGATACCCGCATCAAGGCCACCGTTGCCGCCACCATGTACGACATGAGCCGTGTCAATGCCAACGGCTATTTCGATGCTGCCGACAATGCCGACGCACGCCACGAACTGCGCCGCCAACTGAATGCACAACGTATAGCAGATTATCGCAACGGTTCGTATGAACTTGCCGGAGGCCTGCCCGATGTGGTGCCCGACGATGCTCCGCAATTCCTGAAGGACTACTTCGCCTACTATAAGACGGAACGTGGCTACCACAAGCGTTCACTCAACTCTAACGGCGGCTGGAACAAGACATCGACACTTTCTTTTCTGAACATGCCGATATTGTCCTACGCAGGCGAAATCCGCAGTGCCGTGCTGCTTGTCCACGGGGAAAAGGCTCATTCGCGTTACTTCAGCGAGGACACCTACAAGAAACTCAAGGGCGACAACAAGGAGCTGTTGATTATCCCCGGTGCCAGCCACACCGACCTCTACGACAACTTCGACAAGATACCGTTCGACAAGATAGAGGCATTCTACCGTGAGAACCTGAAATGA
- a CDS encoding flavodoxin family protein, translating into MKVLLINGSPRGKGNTYIALSEVAKTLEANGVETEIVSIGTKAVQGCIACNRCAESGRCAFGDELYITIREKLETADGIIIGSPVYYAGPNGSLCALLDRLFYSASSLLRYKPAASVAVCRRGGASATFDRLNKYFTITDMPVVSSQYWNSVHGRLPGEATQDAEGLQTMRTLGNNMAWMLKSLKAGGQPMPEREPGIMTNFIR; encoded by the coding sequence ATGAAAGTATTACTGATTAACGGAAGTCCGAGGGGCAAAGGAAACACTTACATCGCCCTGTCGGAAGTTGCGAAGACGCTGGAGGCAAACGGCGTGGAAACGGAAATCGTCTCTATCGGCACGAAAGCGGTTCAGGGATGCATTGCCTGCAACCGTTGTGCGGAATCGGGCAGATGCGCGTTCGGTGATGAACTGTACATCACGATTCGCGAAAAACTGGAAACGGCGGACGGCATTATTATCGGCTCGCCTGTTTATTATGCAGGTCCCAACGGATCGCTCTGCGCCCTGCTTGACAGGCTGTTCTATTCCGCATCGTCACTGTTGCGTTACAAGCCTGCAGCTTCCGTAGCCGTTTGTCGGCGAGGAGGGGCAAGTGCCACGTTCGACCGTCTGAACAAGTATTTCACGATAACCGACATGCCCGTCGTAAGCTCCCAGTATTGGAACAGCGTCCATGGCCGTCTGCCGGGCGAAGCCACTCAGGATGCTGAAGGACTACAGACGATGCGTACCTTGGGCAACAACATGGCGTGGATGCTGAAAAGCCTGAAAGCCGGAGGACAGCCAATGCCCGAACGGGAGCCGGGAATCATGACAAACTTTATCCGATAA
- a CDS encoding aldo/keto reductase, which produces MMKRKLLFFTMLCCMALSANACGTDGTHQQTTENEITGGSDVNANDTVVSGEGLFDLTTGENGKPPVITLSSGYTMPVLGLGTYSLHGDECINAILSAIKLGYRKFDTATFYGNEEEVGEAIRRSGVPREEFFICTKLYPNEFGHAEEAIEASLAKLDIGYVDLMLLHHPGRNDVEAYKAMERAVAAGKIRSLGVSNYYIKEMTEFLPKVSIKPVMTQNEIHPYYQEKEVREFMHRNGIVIEGWYPFGGRGYTKAMFSNETLKEIAEAHGKSPAQVILRWDLQHGVAVIPGSSNPDHQKENISVFDFELTPEEMARIDALDRNEKHDWY; this is translated from the coding sequence ATGATGAAACGAAAACTGTTATTCTTCACGATGCTGTGTTGCATGGCTTTGTCAGCGAACGCCTGCGGTACGGACGGAACGCATCAGCAGACGACGGAAAATGAGATTACTGGTGGCAGCGATGTGAACGCAAATGATACCGTGGTAAGCGGCGAAGGCTTGTTCGACCTAACCACGGGCGAGAACGGCAAGCCGCCTGTCATTACGCTCAGCAGCGGCTACACCATGCCCGTACTCGGCTTGGGAACATACAGCCTGCACGGGGACGAGTGCATCAACGCCATACTCTCCGCCATCAAGTTGGGCTACCGCAAGTTCGATACTGCCACATTCTACGGAAACGAGGAGGAAGTGGGCGAAGCGATACGTCGCTCTGGAGTGCCCCGTGAGGAGTTCTTCATCTGCACCAAGCTTTATCCCAACGAGTTCGGTCACGCGGAGGAAGCCATCGAAGCCTCTCTTGCAAAGCTCGACATCGGCTACGTGGACTTGATGCTGTTGCACCATCCGGGCCGTAACGACGTGGAAGCCTACAAAGCGATGGAGCGTGCCGTGGCCGCAGGCAAGATACGCTCGCTCGGCGTGTCCAACTATTATATAAAGGAGATGACGGAGTTCCTGCCGAAAGTGAGCATCAAGCCCGTGATGACGCAGAACGAGATTCATCCCTATTATCAGGAGAAAGAGGTGAGGGAGTTCATGCACCGCAACGGCATTGTCATAGAGGGGTGGTATCCCTTTGGCGGCAGAGGCTATACAAAGGCGATGTTCAGCAACGAAACCCTCAAGGAGATAGCCGAAGCGCACGGCAAGTCCCCTGCACAAGTCATCCTGCGTTGGGACTTGCAGCACGGTGTGGCAGTCATCCCCGGTTCGAGCAATCCCGACCACCAGAAAGAGAACATCTCCGTGTTCGACTTCGAACTGACACCGGAGGAAATGGCACGCATTGACGCACTCGACCGGAACGAGAAACATGACTGGTATTAA
- a CDS encoding acyltransferase, protein MNIQGQENQLILAFPDREVCCPDTADERISQMLERSDISIIGNNNRVLLRFDSEDSAEELLTGGGFLLIVKGDGNKVDMGTVIVRCSSILGMTGLKLIIGQLPGLGAGVSRTASGCSVTIGDRVVINGVTLYLQEDNSHVCIGDDSQLSWGVDIWCTDAHTITDLEGNPVNYAESIEIGRHVWVGKDVKIGKNVRIADNSIVGWGSIVTKRFDEPNVILAGIPAKIVKRGINWDRKCINKYVKGL, encoded by the coding sequence ATGAATATTCAAGGACAAGAAAACCAACTTATTCTTGCATTCCCGGACAGGGAAGTATGCTGTCCGGATACGGCAGATGAGAGAATCAGCCAGATGTTGGAACGGTCGGACATTTCTATCATCGGGAACAACAACCGCGTGCTGCTGCGCTTCGACTCGGAAGACAGCGCGGAAGAATTGCTGACGGGAGGCGGATTCCTGCTGATTGTCAAAGGGGATGGGAACAAGGTGGATATGGGAACGGTTATCGTGCGTTGCTCCTCCATATTGGGCATGACCGGACTGAAACTCATCATCGGGCAACTTCCCGGATTAGGTGCAGGCGTGTCACGGACAGCAAGCGGATGCAGCGTCACCATAGGCGACAGAGTGGTCATCAACGGAGTCACCCTCTACCTGCAAGAAGACAATTCGCATGTCTGTATCGGCGATGACAGCCAGTTGAGTTGGGGAGTAGATATATGGTGTACGGATGCCCATACGATTACTGACCTCGAAGGTAACCCGGTCAATTATGCTGAAAGCATTGAAATAGGCCGTCACGTATGGGTGGGTAAGGATGTCAAGATAGGCAAGAACGTGCGGATTGCCGACAACAGCATTGTAGGTTGGGGCAGCATCGTCACCAAACGGTTCGATGAGCCGAACGTAATCCTTGCCGGCATTCCGGCCAAGATCGTGAAGCGTGGCATAAACTGGGATCGCAAGTGCATCAACAAGTACGTGAAAGGGCTGTAA
- a CDS encoding DapH/DapD/GlmU-related protein: MDIFEKDLSGAMVSPDEPGYDKLISTIFDTMATAAEMNAKGWLTPEEVHEYLRHITGREIDKSTTLLPPFYVDYGKNIRIGKGCWIQQGCTFFDRGGITIGDGVFIAPKVNLITINHDPNPDNRSATYGRPIVIEDKVWIGIGATVLPGVRIGYGSIVGANSVVTHDVPPMTIVGGNPAKFIKKIETGSNR; the protein is encoded by the coding sequence ATGGATATTTTTGAAAAAGACCTTTCAGGTGCTATGGTCTCACCCGATGAGCCGGGTTATGACAAACTTATCAGCACCATCTTCGACACGATGGCTACCGCTGCGGAAATGAATGCAAAAGGCTGGCTCACGCCGGAAGAAGTACATGAGTATCTACGCCATATTACAGGCAGGGAGATTGATAAGAGTACGACACTGCTACCTCCGTTCTATGTAGATTACGGCAAGAACATCCGCATCGGCAAAGGATGCTGGATACAGCAGGGCTGCACTTTCTTCGACCGTGGCGGCATCACTATCGGCGACGGCGTGTTTATTGCCCCGAAGGTGAACCTTATCACCATCAACCACGACCCGAATCCGGATAACCGCAGCGCGACATACGGTCGTCCCATTGTTATTGAGGACAAGGTATGGATTGGCATCGGTGCTACGGTTCTGCCCGGCGTGCGCATCGGCTACGGTTCTATTGTCGGTGCCAACAGCGTGGTGACACACGATGTACCACCGATGACCATCGTAGGCGGCAATCCGGCAAAGTTCATCAAGAAGATTGAAACCGGAAGTAACCGATAA
- a CDS encoding MBL fold metallo-hydrolase, with protein MGERISFRRNERLRTVNPHWRGNPTAGGKFFNRQHRWRPGMGSVLKWRLSPNPQRKEKRTIKWEPKVHFLRSLDAVVGNSLIWLGHNSFFLQLGGKRFMIDPVYGSIPFVKRRSPFPANVSVFKDIDYLLISHDHFDHLDKPSVARLFADNPQMKLFCGINTGTLIQNWFPAMEVIEAAWYQQYEADGVRLTFLPAQHWSKRGVNDGGMRLWGSFMIEAGGITIYNSGDTGYAQHFQELPDMFPHIDYCMIGIGAYKPRWFMKPNHISPYDALTASAEMHACMTIPMHYGTFDLSDEPLFDPPHVFKAEAKKRNMPVIVPELGEIVKLKPLR; from the coding sequence ATGGGAGAGCGCATTTCATTTCGCAGAAACGAGCGGTTGCGCACGGTCAATCCACATTGGCGTGGCAATCCTACAGCAGGGGGAAAGTTTTTTAACCGCCAGCACCGTTGGCGGCCGGGGATGGGGAGTGTATTGAAATGGCGCCTGTCTCCCAATCCGCAACGGAAAGAAAAACGCACCATCAAATGGGAGCCGAAAGTGCATTTCCTTCGTTCGCTGGACGCCGTAGTGGGCAATTCGTTGATTTGGCTGGGACATAATTCTTTCTTTCTCCAGTTGGGGGGCAAGCGGTTTATGATAGACCCGGTGTATGGAAGCATTCCTTTCGTGAAACGCCGGAGTCCGTTCCCCGCCAATGTATCTGTTTTTAAGGACATCGACTATTTGCTTATCAGCCACGACCATTTCGACCATTTGGACAAGCCGAGTGTGGCACGCCTGTTTGCCGATAATCCGCAGATGAAGTTGTTTTGCGGCATTAATACAGGTACGTTGATTCAGAATTGGTTCCCAGCAATGGAAGTGATAGAAGCTGCCTGGTATCAGCAATATGAGGCAGACGGGGTGCGGCTCACTTTCCTGCCTGCCCAGCATTGGAGCAAACGGGGCGTGAATGATGGAGGAATGAGGCTTTGGGGGTCTTTTATGATAGAGGCGGGCGGAATTACTATTTACAACAGTGGAGATACCGGTTATGCGCAACATTTTCAAGAATTGCCCGACATGTTTCCGCATATCGATTATTGCATGATCGGCATCGGTGCCTACAAGCCTCGCTGGTTTATGAAACCGAACCACATCTCTCCGTATGATGCGTTGACGGCTTCTGCCGAGATGCATGCCTGCATGACTATCCCGATGCATTACGGTACGTTCGACCTCTCGGACGAACCTTTGTTCGACCCTCCCCATGTGTTTAAGGCGGAAGCAAAGAAGCGTAACATGCCCGTCATTGTTCCCGAACTGGGGGAGATTGTTAAGCTGAAGCCTTTGCGGTAA
- a CDS encoding DUF6340 family protein, whose translation MKIRILVVLLAAWGFVSCVSVQTISFDQLCPAKFSMPEQVKNVAVVNNMPSIPEAKGNLATLGNLDGDGKQTAEAFANALADSKYFNQVVICDSALNEEQVSDAGIRSLPHEDVIRLAQDLGVDVLFSLDRVFLQNEKKNIIYPGLIEPWPVVVTRVTPVVSIYSPARERPLQVIAPMDSLEWDLDRMPSDKELVKYTAAFSAEVLAHQVVPYWEHTERAYFTGGCVEMRDAAVYVKEGDWEGAKALWLSLYEHRKSGKVKARAALNLALASEMTGDLDAARKWLDEAGKRVEPGSDEDRIYKYLALKLEERRAGFPHLQIQMRRFGNNLPE comes from the coding sequence ATGAAGATACGTATTTTAGTTGTATTGCTGGCGGCATGGGGATTTGTTTCGTGCGTTTCGGTGCAGACGATATCGTTCGACCAGCTTTGCCCGGCGAAGTTCAGTATGCCCGAGCAGGTGAAAAATGTGGCTGTAGTCAATAATATGCCTTCTATACCAGAGGCAAAAGGCAATCTTGCCACGTTAGGGAATTTAGACGGTGACGGGAAACAGACGGCAGAAGCTTTTGCGAATGCGTTGGCTGATTCGAAGTATTTTAATCAAGTGGTCATTTGCGATTCGGCATTGAATGAAGAACAGGTTTCGGATGCCGGGATACGTTCTCTGCCTCATGAAGACGTAATCCGGTTGGCGCAGGATTTGGGCGTAGATGTGTTGTTCTCGTTAGACCGTGTCTTTCTTCAGAATGAAAAGAAAAACATCATTTATCCGGGCTTGATAGAGCCATGGCCTGTAGTAGTGACGCGGGTGACTCCGGTGGTCAGCATTTATTCGCCGGCGCGTGAACGTCCTCTTCAGGTCATAGCCCCTATGGATAGCTTGGAGTGGGATCTGGACCGTATGCCTTCGGATAAAGAGTTAGTGAAGTATACGGCGGCTTTTTCCGCAGAGGTGTTGGCGCATCAGGTAGTGCCTTATTGGGAGCATACGGAGCGGGCATATTTTACAGGAGGCTGTGTAGAGATGCGTGATGCGGCTGTATATGTAAAGGAAGGTGACTGGGAAGGGGCAAAAGCGCTATGGCTTTCTCTTTACGAGCATCGTAAATCGGGGAAGGTAAAGGCGCGTGCCGCATTGAATCTGGCATTGGCATCAGAGATGACAGGCGATTTGGATGCAGCCCGGAAGTGGTTGGATGAAGCCGGGAAACGGGTGGAACCCGGTTCGGACGAAGACAGGATTTATAAATATCTTGCCTTGAAATTGGAGGAAAGAAGAGCCGGTTTCCCGCATTTGCAGATTCAGATGAGACGGTTTGGAAACAATTTGCCGGAATAA